A section of the Xiphias gladius isolate SHS-SW01 ecotype Sanya breed wild chromosome 8, ASM1685928v1, whole genome shotgun sequence genome encodes:
- the LOC120792802 gene encoding C-C motif chemokine 4 homolog, whose amino-acid sequence MKTLCFTLGLLLLSVFCCCYAMPKALQFNTAPGNCCFNFYSRSIPFRLVKSITETHSSCLKQAFIVQTVRGRQICYSHTFHWVLDAYNKLNDTKGSGQQL is encoded by the exons ATGAAGACTCTTTGCTTCACTCTTGGGCTCCTGCTGCTCAGTGTGTTCTGCTGCTGCTATGCCATGC CTAAAGCATTGCAGTTCAACACAGCACCGGGAAACTGCTGCTTCAACTTTTATTCACGCAGTATACCATTTAGGCTAGTAAAAAGCATAACCGAGACCCACAGCTCCTGTCTGAAGCAGGCGTTCAT AGTCCAGACTGTTAGAGGGAGACAGATCTGCTACAGTCACACTTTCCATTGGGTTCTAGATGCCTACAATAAGCTCAATGATACTAAAGGCAGTGGTCAGCAGCTCTGA